ATGTCAATTGGCACATTGGTAACTGTATTGGTATATGTTTCAGATGTGACCTGTCGAACTCCTGTATTGTTTTGATAACTGCTAGAGGTTGCATAGACAAAAAGTACTAGGGCAAAGAAAAACGAAGAGATGATATAAAGAATTTTTTTACGTTTTTTCATTTCTTCGATCCTCCCATGAAGCGTTTTTTCAAACCTGCTGGCTTGTCCTGCTCTGATAAGAAGACCTTTCTCAGCTCTATCTCAAACTCATCCAAAGTCAAATCATGCTTGAAAATTCCATTGTGTGTAGTGGAAATACCGCCGGTTTCTTCTGAAACGACAAAAGTAAACGCATCGGATACTTCAGACAGGCCAATAGCTGCGCGGTGCCGGGTTCCAAACTCCTTAGAGATACCGCTGCTTTCTGTCAGAGGCAGGTAGGCACAGGAAGCCGCAATCTTATTGTTTTTTATGATGACAGCTCCATCGTGCAATGGCGTATTGGGGATAAAAATGTTGATTAGCAGCTCTCCGGACACATCTGCATCCAAAGGAATCCCTGTCGCAATGTACTCCTGCAAGGTGCGGGTTCCCTGAATGGCCACCAAAGCCCCGATTTTCCGCGGACTCATATAGGCAACAGATTTGACAAAGGCCTGAACCATTTTTTCTTCGTTACTGATGGGCGTCGTAGAAAAAATATCCGTTGCTCGGCCTAGCTTTTCCAATCCTGCCCGAATCTCAGGCGAGAAAATCACCACGGCCGCAATGACCCCGTAAGTGATGACCTGATTAATCAGCCAAGAAATGGTGGTCAAGCCGATGATATTGGCAAAAAACTGTGCCAAGATAAAGAAGAGCACACCGCGGACCAAAATCATAATCTTCGTACCAGCAATGGCCTTGATTAGATAATATAGAATCCATGCGACGATAGCGACGTCAATAATATTAATTACAATCCTCCAAGGGTCAGAAAACAAACTGGCCCAATATTGGAGATTGGTTAGTTGTTGAAAATTCATACTTAGACTTCCTACTCCTGTACAAGTAAAATCAAACAGCTGTAGCAACAAATCGAACTTATTAAATCTAGTCACAGCCTGATTTTATCTTGTAATTAGAGTTCACTCAATTAACTTCTCTCTTTTTATTTTACAGTGGGTCTTAATGCTTAAAGACTTACCAACCCATTATATCACGTTTGTCAATATTTTTCTGTAACCTTCTTTACTTTTTTATGATAAAATATTTCTTATGAAGATAAATACAGCATTGGGCCTCTTGGCGGGCAAGTCCTCCCACTTTGTTCTCAGCAAAATGGGGCGTGGATCGACCCTGCCGGGGAAAGTTGCCCTGACATTTGATAAAAATATTTTACAGAACCTAGCAAAGAACTATGAGGTCGTGGTTATTACCGGAACCAATGGTAAAACCCTGACTACAGCTCTGACAGTAGGCATTCTCAAGGAAGCCTTCGGAGAAGTGGTGACCAATCCTAGCGGTGCCAATATGATTACGGGGATTACCACAACCTTCCTAACCGCTAAGAAAGGCAAATCTGGCAAGAATATCGCTGTTCTGGAAATAGATGAAGCCAGCCTATCTCGGATTTGTGATTATATCAAGCCTAGCCTCTTCGTCTTTACCAATATTTTCCGAGACCAGATGGATCGCTATGGTGAGATCTACACGACCTACCAGATGATTCTGGATGCTGCAGCTAAAGTGCCTGAAGCGACTGTACTGATGAATGGTGACAGCCCCCTCTTTAACTCGGTCAGCCTGAAGAATCCTGTCCGCTACTATGGATTTGATACCGAGAAAGGCCAGGCTCAGCTGGCTCACTATAATACAGAAGGCATCCTCTGTCCCAAGTGCGAGCATATCCTCAAGTATGAGCTCAACACCTATGCAAATCTGGGGGCTTATATCTGTGAGGACTGTGGCTTCAAGCGTCCTAAGCTTGACTACAGCCTGACCGCTCTCAAAACACTTGAGCATAACCGCTCTGCCTTTACCATTGATGGTCAAGACTATCAGATCAATATCGGCGGTCTCTACAATATCTACAATGCTTTAGCTGCTGTATCAGTAGCTCAGTTCTTTGGTGTCGAGCCGGCTACTATCAAGGCTGGCTTTGACAAGAGCCGAGCTGTCTTTGGCCGTCAGGAAACTTTCAAAATCGGCGATAAGGAATGTACCTTAGTCTTGATTAAAAATCCGGTTGGGGCGACCCAAGCTTTAGATATGATTGGACTTGCACCCTTTGACTTTAGTTTGTCCGTCCTGCTCAACGCCAACTATGCGGACGGCATTGATACCAGCTGGATTTGGGATGCTGATTTTGAGAAGATTTTAGAGATGGAGATTCCTCATGTCATTGCAGGTGGTGTGCGCCACTCTGAGATTGCTCGTCGACTGCGGGTAACGGGCTATCCAGCAGATCAGATTACTGAAGTCAAAGATTTAGAAGCAGTATTTAAGGCCATTGAACAGCAAGAAACCAAGCATGCCTATATCTTAGCAACTTATACTGCCATGCTGGAATTCCGCGAGCTACTGGCAGAACGACAAGTGGTCAGAAAGGAGATGAATTAATGGTATACAGATCCCTCACTTCTCCTGAAAACCAGGATTACCGTTACGATATTAAAATTGCTCACCTCTATGGCAATCTCATGAATACCTACGGCGATAACGGCAATGTTCTCATGCTCAAGTATGTGGCTGAAAAGTTAGGCGCTAGGGTTGAAGTCGATATCGTCTCTCTAGAAGATGACTTTGACAAGGACAGCTACGACATCGTCTTCTTTGGCGGAGGCCAAGACTATGAGCAAACGATCGTGGCTCGTGACTTACCAACTAAAAAAGAAGCTTTGGAAAGCTTTATCAATGAAAACGGCGTAGTGCTAGCTATCTGCGGTGGCTTCCAACTCTTAGGCCAGTACTATATCGAAGCTTCTGGCCGACGAATCGAAGGCCTGGGCATCATGGGCCACTACACCCTCAACCAGACCAAAAACCGCTATATCGGCGACATTAAAATTCATAATGATGAATTCGATGAAACCTACTACGGCTTTGAAAATCACCAAGGACGGACTTTCCTCTCCGACGATGAAAAACCTCTGGGCAAAGTCGTCTATGGAAATGGCAACAACCAAGAAGACAGCAATGAAGGCGTCCACTATAAGAATGTCTTTGGCTCTTACTTCCATGGCCCCATTTTGTCCCGCAATGCCAACTTGGCCTACCGTCTGGTGACCACTGCTCTGAAAAACAAATATGGCTCAGATATTAAACTGGCTGCTTATGAAGATATCCTTGCCCAAGAAATCCCAGAAGAATACGGAGATATCAAAAGCAAGGCTGAGTTTGAATAAGACAAAACTAGGTTGGATTTTCCAGCCTAGTCTTTTTGTATTCTATTTTGATAGAGCTAGGAAATCAAAGCCAATCCCATCACTCCGAAACCAAGCAGGAGTAAGGAAAGGGTGTGGACACTCGGCAGAAGCGTCATCAGAAAGGTGCAGGAGGCATGAAAAGAATTGCCAGCGTGTAGATCGTTGAGAAAACTCGGCCTAGATTCTGCTAAAAGAACTCTATCTACTTATCTCTATTACCCATACCAATCGTTCTTTTCATCTGTTTCTTAATAACTCCTTATGTTTTTTTAAGTACCTCTTCCCATACCATTCCTCTACGGATTTGCCTTCCCATTCTCGGTATTCTTCGGAATATTTCCATTTATAGAAGACTTGTAAATAACTAGGAATTTCGATGTAGATTAGCATAGCAATCACAGCAATATTTAGGATAATCCATGTTATCAAAAGACCTAAGCCTTCCAACAAAGTTGAAAATTTCATGGAAAAACTCTTTATTATAAAGTTTATAATTACTCCAATTCCCAAAAAGCTCATTCCATAAATCGCTATCTTATTGGCAATTTTGTTGCGAAGAGAAGACCCACTTCCATTACCATACATCAGTTTTTTGAGACTTTCAATTTCAAGGCTAAACATAAAATAGGCTAATATAGAAATAAAAACAAAAATAGCAGCAACCATCCAAATAGTTAAAGTTGGTAATGACATATCAATGGCTAGCAGGTTAAATTCAAAACTAAGCCAAATTAAAAATGTGATAACATGAAAATGATAACGATAGGGTAATAAATAATTTCTTTTAATAAACTTTCCAACTAAGACAATAAGTAACCATATAAACAGGAATAAAACATATATTTCAGCTGACAATAATGGAGTTTTAGATATAGAAACAGCTAAATCTTTTGGGTTAGAATCATGTAGATAAATAGAAATTACTAAAAGCATAAAATTTAAGCTTATCGGAAATATCAATGTCAGAATAACACTCTGAATTTTTAATCCCATAGAAGGATGGCCTTTTCTATAATACTTTTCTAATTTGCTATAGACATCTTTTTTCTGATACTGTAAAAAAACCATCATCTTCCAGATTTAAACTTTCTTCAAAACTAGCATTAAAAATAGATTTTTTATCCATAAGTTTGATTACCAATCTTCTTTTGTAGTAGTTCAGGGTGCTTTTTCAAGTACCTCTTCCCATACCATTCCTCTACGGACTTGCCTTCCCATTCTCGGTATTCTTCTGGATATTTCCACTTGTAATAGGCTTGGAGAAAATATGGTAAACCTATAAAAACAATTATTGCAATCACCATAATATTAGCAAAGACCCATAGAAGTAAAAAACCAAATGCTTTCATGGAATTTGAAATATCTACAGTAAAGCTTCCGAAAATATATTTTATAACAATACCAATCCCTAAAATCCCCATGCCGTAAATAGAAATCATTTTAGCAATCTTATCACGAAAAGTCACTTGTCTATCCTCATCATAGATAAGCTTTCTTAATCCTGTTAACTCCATACTAAACATAATGTAAGTGAAGATCATTATTACTCCATATATAGCAATAATTTCCCAAAATGCCAAATTTGCTAATAGAATGTCAAAAACCATTAAATCAATTTCCAATAAAAACCAAAGCATAAATGTAAAAACATGAAGCTGATAGCGATATGGTAAAAGATAAGTTCGTTTAGTAAATTTTCCAAGAATGACTAAGAACAGCCAAATAAGAAGTAAAATCAAAAAAACATTTACAGTTAATGACTCGTGCTTAGATATCGGAAGAGTCAGGGTCTTACTCTCATGAAATTCCATAGATACAACAAGCAACATAAAGTTAAATCCAACAGGAAAAATTAACCCTAAAATAAAACTTCTAATTCGAAACCAAAGAGATGCTCTCCCTTTTTTAAAATAGTTAGACGTTTTATCATGCTGCTCTTGCTGCAACTTTCGAAACCCATCATCTTCCAGATTTAAACTCTCTTCAAAACTAGCATTAAAAATAGATCTTTCAGTCATAACTTTGATTACCAATCTTCTTTTGTAATAGTTCAGGGTGCTTTTTCAAGTACCTCTTTCCATACCATTCCTCTATAGACTTTCCTTCCCATTCTCGATATTCTTCGGGATATTTCCATTTGTAGTATCCTTGAAGCATAAAGGGAAATATCAGAAAACTTTCTAGCAGGACAAATAACAAGTCACCTACAAACCAAATAAGCAAAACACCTAGGGTATCCAACATAAGGCCTACCGCATGGGGAAAAATCAACCTAAAAATGAGTAAAACTACAATAATTCCAAAACCATATTTGAAGATAAATGCAGCCACTCTATGAAACAGTCTCCCCAGCCAGTCTTGTTCGTCTTCTTGTTTACCATATAACAATGACAGTAACGAAGTTCGCCTGCTTCGGACGAAAATGCAGCACATAAGCCCAAACAAAACAAAGAAAAGGATTGCCCCTGTCGCTTTTATCGTACTATACAAAAATGTCAGTAAAAATAGATTCATTTCGACAATCAACCAAATTAGGAATGTGACAAACATATGAAATTGTCCCCTGTATATAAGGATATACTGCTGAGAAAAGCGTTTCCCAAAAAGAATCAGTAAAAGCCACAAGAGTAAGAAAATAATAAATAGCCAGTTGGGGCAAGAAATTATGAACCGGTGGCAATAGAGGAGAATCTTCAGAATGATGATAAAGGTAATTTGTTAAGGTTGTTATAAGCCAATTGGGACCGATTATGAAAACAATTGTTAAAACAGTCAACCATACATACGATTTTGTTGTACCTCTGTATTTCTCTTTTTCTTGAGCAGATGCTAAATTTTTATTGGAAAATTCTCCAGAAATGGGATCGTCCTGTAAATTCAAACTCTCTTCAAAACTAGCCTTAAAAATAGATCTTTTCTTCATTTTTTTACCCAAAATACCAATACATTTCCCATTCCATAGGATGTCTAGAAAATGCTGCCATAACGACCACACCTTCATAAGTGTTCAAATAATCTTTCACTTTGGAATTCATTACAGCAAAAATTTTCAAAACTCATACTTTCTATTATGAAATTTTATTATATCTATTCTTTCTATATCGTTCAACAGCCATAAACCATCGAACCATATTGTTTTGCCATAATACTAAAGCTCCTACAGCTGTCATAATACCTATAAAGCTTAAAGTGATAATCTCACTGCCGATAGGTGTACCTATCATATTAAAAACTAGAATAGATATAACTAAAATTGGACTAATCAGCCCCATTAAAGCCATAGATACTGTGAAAACCCAAGCAACTATCTTCTTACCAAGCGTAACCTTCTTATCGCTAAAATTACCCCAAATAAGATTAGTATCAACTGCCCGTCTAAAATTTTCTTTACTGGTTGGCTGTGCCGACTTAACATTCTTATAAAGGGCTCGCTCTACTATCACCAGCAAAAGAGTACCTTCCAGAAACCAAACAATTAGAAAATAAACCAAAGTACCATAGCCATAGATACCACCGAACAATCGTGTCTCAGGAAAAAGCTGCATCACACCACTAAAAGCAATCAGAAATGATGTAATTAAAATGATTTGTTTCCGATTGCCACGCGATGCCTCTGTATTCAATAGTTTACTTTTAGGAGCTGCTAAGGGATCTCTTGGCTTTTCTACATTTACATAAATAGCCTGACCATCACTTTCCCCTATATAAATAACTCTCCTAAAAAACATCCTTTTTCTTTCCTCTCTATATACCAACAATTAAAACAAGTCAGGTTGATGTAGTTCTCAGTGCTTTCTTGTCTTCCTCTTTTTAAACTGATAATAAATAAAACTCCCCGTAGCATCCAAGACAATCGTATAGCCAAAAATTCTTATAAACCATATTAACCAAATCGGACCATTTTCAGCATCTATATTCAATAATTGCAAACAAGCAATAATGCCAAGAAATAGAATAATCTCTGTAATCAAACGGGGTTTAGTCTTTTTGAAATCTAAAGTTTTAAAAAAACTCTGATTATATAATTCTTCTGGTACTTCTTCCCAGTAAGTCTTATCTTTCGCTCTCAACTTAAGTAAATATCCAACTTCGACAATGAGTCTCGAGAAAGCTGATATAAACACTATATTACCCAAAATACCTAATATTTGCTTAGAATAGCCGGATATCCAACCAACCATGACTCCCCCTAGCAAGGTAGCTCCTAGAATTATCCAGATAGAGGGTTTACTATAGACACTCGAAGCAGCAACATAGTTGGCATTAGTCCGTTGTTCGGAAAAGCCTGTTTCTAATTGTTTCTTTAACCATCTTACATTATAAAGTATTAAACCCAAAAAGAGAAGCAGAGAACTAAGCCCAAAAATAATGGTATATATAAAAGAATTTTTCAATAAATTATTAGTGAGTACAACAATAACATAATCTGTTAAAACTAATGACAGAAGTAATCCATTAATCATGGCAAAAAGCATGGCTGTGCCAAAAAATTGATGCCTATAAATCAATTTTTGATTGAAAGAAATAACTTGACATATCAGCATAAAGAGAAGGTACACACAAAAAATAGGAATATAAGATTAGAAAAAGGATTCAATTTGAGTTGATCTTTTATAAAATAATACACATGCGACAAGGCAATACCTAAGACAAATATACCGGACCAGACCAAACCAAGCATACCAACGGAAGCGCGTGTCGTGCCTAACCCTTGAAAATAGTCCTTGTTTAATTCTTCTGGTCCTAAATCTGTCCTCTTTTTATTCATTTTTTACCTCAAAAAATTTGGCCTCTGTATCTCTAAAAGCAATTTGTTAATTCTGCTCCACATACAGACATTACATGGGTTGATCTAAAATGGTTTATGATAATCGAATGAATTGGTAACATAGGGTTATAACTTCCTATTTTCATTTTCTATTTTAGCATTTAATTCATCTATAATTTTTTTATTTATAACAGTCTTAACGATTCCATTCCATATAATATTTGGAACCAAAGAAAGTAATATAGCAAGTACAACTAATTTCTCCATAAACTCTATGATTGTACTTGGCATAAAATAAAACCAATAAACAAAAGGAATAACTGCAAAGACAATAAACAAAACTACTAAGATGTTTGCAAGATAAGGTGTTTTTATCTGTTTCAAAACATCATTATGTTTTAAAGTTATATCGTGTGTAACTTCAAAATATTCTTTCTGGACAGTCCTACTGGGAGCTTCAATCAATGGATAAGTATTTCTAATTGAAACCATCCATAATTCAAAAGATATAAACAACCAAATTCCTAAGATCATCGGTAACAGAAAAGAAAAAAGACCGAACTCAATTTGAGGAACAATGTAATTATCAGAATAACTAGCGATAAAAGCCATAATCGGGACAATCAAAAATGGCGAAGACATCCAAGTTAATCTGCCAATTTTCTTAGCTATGTTTTGGTGATTCCTTATGCTTTCCTTATCGAGCTTTCTCCAAATAATATCTCCTGATAAAAGATAGTACTCTGCAGCTAGGCCTGTTCCTTTTAAATTAGTCCCCATGCCATTATCAACAGCAAATAATAATCTTATCTTTTTCACAATGGACAGCTCCATATTAGCTTTTTAAACTTAATATTTCGATCTAGTTCTTTATTTCCATCACTTCCTAAAGGTAATAATTTTTTACTCATTTTCTTCTCCATTTTCTTGTGTTGTTTCTTCTTCTAGCTTGCCGCTTTTGACTAACTTTTTATAATATCGTTTGCTATACCATTCTCTATCTGAAATCTTTAAGTAGGATTTATACTCTTCCGGGTACTTGTAGATATAATAGGCTTGAAAAATATGCACATTCATCATAAAAGCTATAAAATAGGCACCAATGACAAACCAAACCACCAAAAATAATCCAAAAATATAGAAATAAAAAAGGACCGGTAGTTGATTCATTAGATGATAGAACAGTGATACCGGAAAGAGAACTACCATCGTTCTGACTGTAATCATCATCACTTTCTTAAGGATTGACTTTTCCTCTTCATCATTCAGTCTCCGTTTCAAATTCTGGATACTATTCATAATAATCCAGAAAAAGAGGCCGATTCCTAAGACGAGCTGAAACCAGAATCCCACCACTGTATAAGCATCGTAAGCTACTGCACTAGCAAAGTATAACCCTGATATAAAAGCACAAACTGACATTGAAAAATAAAAAGGAAAATAGGTCCAAATCTGACTGCTCAAGCGTTTCTTGGGCCAAAAAACAGGGATAGAACCAAAAAGGAAAGTTAGATAGAAAACTATACTGATTGGTCGCATTATTTGCCCAATTGTGTGAAACAAAGAAACCGATTGATGAGAAAGATAGTGTACTTCTCCACTTTGACCTACACTACTTGGCAAAGCAATTAATAGAAAGTAAACCATAATTCCAAAAAAGATAAATATGCAAAACACGACCGTAAACAAGCGATTGATGATCCCCATATGAATAGGATTTGGCATACCGGCTGTTAAGGCAAACTTTCCGTTCGTTACGATTTTCTTACTTCGTTCAAAGTCTGCACCGAAAATACTGATTTTTTTCATTTTTAATCTCCTAATTTCATCTTATCTAAAGTCTAACTTCGTTTAAGATCTTCCATTTGAGGATAGGAAACAAATTATGTTACCAAACAGCAACTGTCGCAACAACTACTCCTCGCTCCGTTAAAGATATAGCACTTGCTTTCTGCGATTCGACTGTTTTTACCTAACACCTAGTTACAAGTTTCTCTCTGTTTCTTTCTTAAACAGGATTTTCCCTTGACTGTATAGCTTCATAATCTTTACAAAACGAACTGAATTGTTTTGATTATAAAACAAAAAGGGCGTATAGAACATAAATCCGGCTATCCAAAAACCGTAATTAGTCTCAATAGGCTGACCAAACTTTTGAATATAGCCGTAAAAAACAAATACTAAATATATATCAGCAGCAATTATTATGTAGCGAGCAATTCGATAGATTGTTGAAGATGCTTTAGCTGGATCAAAATTCTCGTCACCCACCATCAAATTATGGGAAGCTGCATAATAAAACACCTTCTCCGTTGTCGGCTGAGCCTTGCGAACATTTTTATAAAGCCCTCGCTCAAGAATAGCGACCATTAACAGAAACTCAGCCAACCAAAATAGTAGGATATAGGTCAAACTGGTCCAGTTATAGACACCAATGGACAAGACTGAAAAGAATCCAAAGACCGCAGGTCCACCTGCCATCAATAGAATCACCAATTCAGGAATATAGGCATTGGTCTTACGCGCTCCTTCCGTATTGAGCAGGAAACTTTTGGGAGCTGCTAAAGCCTCTCCAGTCTGCTGGTCATAATAGACCGCCTGACCATCACACTCGCCAATAAATACTCGACGACGTCTGAGAAAAAACATTCTAACCTCTTTCTAATTACTTATTGATGTTCTGTTACCAAACTTTATAATCTCTACTGCTTCACTCACTTTTATTCAATTTCAAATCAGCTAAGATCCAGCTTTATAATCATGTAGCTCTTTTGTCACGATAGCTCCATCTGGTCCAACACTCACTTCTAGATAGACATCTGGATCGTCATCAGCTCTACATATCACACTAATTTTCCCCTCCTCAAACCGTTGTGACAATTTCAAGATTCTAACAAAGTAATTTTGATTGAACGCAACAAAAGCAATTCCCAACAAAAGACCTGCAAATATAATTTTAAAAATCTCTCCTCCAATCGGTTGCCCCAACAAGTCTTTAAAGCGGGAAATAAAATCATAGACATAGTAGAAACCTACTGCAGGAATAGTAAATAAGAGTGCATTAAAATATAAAAAAGCACCTTTACTAAAACCTTTTTCCGTCTTTTCCTCTTCGTCTTGATTTTCGTCATCCGGATAAATCATAGTAGTCAGACAAACTGTTTGAGTAGTCACTTGAGCTATATTGACATTTCTATACAAGGCTCGTTCTACAAGGAGAGTGACAAAAGCAAACTCTGCTATCCAGATAAGAATAACACTCCAAAAAGTAGTCATGCTATAAGTTCCTTGTAAAAATAGACTAAAGAAGGAAGAAATGCCACTTCCGCTAGCTATAAAGAGAACAACTAATAGAGGAATATGTCGATTCATCTTATTTGACTTCTCTGTATCTAATAGTTTACTCTTTGGCGCCTCTAAAACTTCGTGGGTCTTACGATCAAAATAAATAGCTTTGTCATAATATTGGTTCAAGTAAAAACGACGTCTTCTAAAAAACATTCTAACCTCTTTCTAATTAACTATATACATATTATTACCAAATCTCTAGATTGAATACCGGTCAGGATCATTTTGCATTTGCAATATTGGCTAATTTTTCAATTCTATCATGAAGGTCTTCTACATTCAAATTTTCTCGAAGGTATTCACAGAACATTCCATTTTCATAAAACATTTGCTCTGAAAGCTGACCTTTTGGTTCATTAGGGCACTGAATCATAACAATACTGAACACTCCACCAGGACCAGTATTCTCGATTGCATTCCCCTCAAAATGATAGGTGAAAGCCCGAAATTGAGAACCATTATAGTTACCTGAAATTACATAGGCAACTTTTACTAGATTTCCACGACCAAATGGATAATGACTAAAATTAGCGTATTTTGCTACATAAGGATTCTGAAAAAGTTTCAGTGTTAGGTCATTACTTGTTTTTTGTTTAGAGTAATCTCTGTAATAATCATTACCTTGTGCTTTATCAAATTGATAGCCGTGCCTAGAAGCAAAGGCTTGATATTCTTTGTTCTTTTTAGCAGAACGACTAATCGCCCAATAAACTATCCAACCTACGAAAGCAAAAATGGCTAGCATTGCAATCATA
This window of the Streptococcus sanguinis genome carries:
- the gatD gene encoding lipid II isoglutaminyl synthase subunit GatD: MVYRSLTSPENQDYRYDIKIAHLYGNLMNTYGDNGNVLMLKYVAEKLGARVEVDIVSLEDDFDKDSYDIVFFGGGQDYEQTIVARDLPTKKEALESFINENGVVLAICGGFQLLGQYYIEASGRRIEGLGIMGHYTLNQTKNRYIGDIKIHNDEFDETYYGFENHQGRTFLSDDEKPLGKVVYGNGNNQEDSNEGVHYKNVFGSYFHGPILSRNANLAYRLVTTALKNKYGSDIKLAAYEDILAQEIPEEYGDIKSKAEFE
- the cdaA gene encoding diadenylate cyclase CdaA translates to MNFQQLTNLQYWASLFSDPWRIVINIIDVAIVAWILYYLIKAIAGTKIMILVRGVLFFILAQFFANIIGLTTISWLINQVITYGVIAAVVIFSPEIRAGLEKLGRATDIFSTTPISNEEKMVQAFVKSVAYMSPRKIGALVAIQGTRTLQEYIATGIPLDADVSGELLINIFIPNTPLHDGAVIIKNNKIAASCAYLPLTESSGISKEFGTRHRAAIGLSEVSDAFTFVVSEETGGISTTHNGIFKHDLTLDEFEIELRKVFLSEQDKPAGLKKRFMGGSKK
- the murT gene encoding lipid II isoglutaminyl synthase subunit MurT — translated: MKINTALGLLAGKSSHFVLSKMGRGSTLPGKVALTFDKNILQNLAKNYEVVVITGTNGKTLTTALTVGILKEAFGEVVTNPSGANMITGITTTFLTAKKGKSGKNIAVLEIDEASLSRICDYIKPSLFVFTNIFRDQMDRYGEIYTTYQMILDAAAKVPEATVLMNGDSPLFNSVSLKNPVRYYGFDTEKGQAQLAHYNTEGILCPKCEHILKYELNTYANLGAYICEDCGFKRPKLDYSLTALKTLEHNRSAFTIDGQDYQINIGGLYNIYNALAAVSVAQFFGVEPATIKAGFDKSRAVFGRQETFKIGDKECTLVLIKNPVGATQALDMIGLAPFDFSLSVLLNANYADGIDTSWIWDADFEKILEMEIPHVIAGGVRHSEIARRLRVTGYPADQITEVKDLEAVFKAIEQQETKHAYILATYTAMLEFRELLAERQVVRKEMN